The following DNA comes from Dehalococcoidia bacterium.
GCAAGCCCTATCGCTGCCGCCGTGTGCGCCGCCAAAGGGACACCCTCATTTTGTGGCTCGCCGGGGTAGAGAGCGTTGAGGCAGCCCAGGCTCTTCAAGGCCATCTGGTGGAAGTCCCCTTTGTTACCCCTCCTCCCGGGCGGTTTTATCGTTTCCAGGTGCTCGGGATAGGGGTGTGGGCTGACACAGGAGAGTTCCTGGGGCATGTCCGCGACATTTTGGAGACTGGAAGTAACGATGTGTATGTCGTGCACGGCCCGAAGGGGGAGGTGCTTCTCCCCGCCATAGACACGGTTGTCCAGTGTATTGACCCCGCCCAGGGGCGGATGGTGGTGCACCTGTTGCCTGGTCTGCTGCCCAGCAAGGCGGGCTAGGTGTCCCGTCAGGGCCTTCGGGCAAGGCGGGGGCATGGGTCTGGTCTCGGACAAGACGCGCCCATTGCCAAGGGCGGGGTTTTTGTGTTTTGATAAGTGTGAGGGGCCTTCGCCTCGTGCCGAAGTGGCGGAATGGTAGACGCGGCGGTCTCAAAAACCGCTGGGGCTCCGCCCCATGAGGGTTCGACTCCCTCCTTCGGCACTTTGCGCTGGTGGCAGGGCGGTGAGTCCTGGTTTTGTCTGGGGATGGGGAGTGAGGCAGAGCATACTCCCCGCACATTGACTCCGCACTCGTATCGTGCTACACTGGGAAGGCGCCCAGGAGCGTGTATGCCTGCAGGGGAGAGCTTCCAGCGCTTCCAGGAGGCGGAAGCGCAGTGGCGGCAGGAGACGGCCGCTGCCCCCGAGGAGCCTCGCCACTACGTTACCTTGTCCAATCTGCCGGTAGAGCGAGCGTATACTCCCCTCCACCTCCGTAACACAGACCCCCTTCAGGACATTGGCCTGCCCGGGCGCTATCCGTTCACGCGGGGCATCCACGCCACGGGCTACAGGGGCAAACTGTGGACCATGCGCATGTTCGCGGGCTTTGGCACAGCGGAGGAGACCAATGCCCGCTTTAAGTTCCTTCTCCAGCACGGGGAGACTGGCCTTTCCACTGCCTTTGATATGCCCACCCTCTACGGCTACGACACCGATGACCCCCGTGCTTGCGGGGAGTTTGGTAAGTGTGGGGTGGCCGTCTCGTCCCTGGCTGATATGGAAATTCTCTTTGACGGGATACCTATTGACCAGATAACCACCTCCATGACTATTACAGCCCCTGCTGCCGTCATCTGGGCTATGTATCTGGTGATGGCGGAGAAGCGGGGCATCCCCTGGGATCGCCTGGGGGGAACCATTCAGAACGACATCTTGAAGGAATACATTGCCCAAAACGAGTATGTGTTTCCCCCGAAGCCATCCCTGCGCCTAGTGGTGGATACCATTGAGTTCGCTTCCCGCTATGTGCCCCGCTGGAACCCCATCAGCATTAGCGGATACCACATCCGCGAGGCGGGCTCTACCGCCGTGCAGGAACTGGCTTTTACTTTGGCAGATGGCTTCACCTATGTGGAGCATTGCCTGGAACGGGGCCTCAAGATAGACGAGTTCGCCCCCCGTTTGAGTTTCTTCTTCAATGTACACAACGACTTTTTTGAGGAGATTGCCAAGTTCCGCGCTGCCCGGCGCATCTGGGCGCGGGCCATGCGTGAGCGCTACGGTGCCCAGAACCCCCGCTCGTGGTGGCTCCGCACCCACGCCCAAACCGCAGGGGTGGCCCTTACCGCCCAACAGCCTGAGGTGAACATCATCCGTGTGGCCCTGCAGGCCCTGGCGGCGGTGCTGGGAGGAACCCAGTCCCTGCACACCAACTCCCTGGACGAGGCGTGGGCTTTGCCCACGGAGAAGGCAGTGCTGTTGGCCCTGCGCACGCAACAGGTCATCGCCTATGAGACGGGTGTCGCTCACACCGTTGACCCCCTGGGGGGCAGTTACTTCGTGGAGGACCTGACCAACCGCCTGGAGCAGGCCGCCCAAGACTACTTCCGCCGGATTGATGACCTTGGTGGGGTGTTGGCTTGCATTGAAAACGGCTTCTTACTGCGGGAGATCGCCGAGGCCGCCTACCGCTACCAGCGGGAGGTGGAGGAGAAGAAGCGCATCATCGTGGGGGTCAACGCCTACCAAATGAATGAGCGTCTGGAAATTCCCCTCCTGCGGGTGGATAAGGAGGGGGAACGCCGCCACCTGGAACGGCTACACACTGTTCGTGGTACCCGTTCCCAGCGGGAGGTGGGGCGCGCTTTGAGCGCTCTGCGCAAAGCCGCCCGCGGCTCCGACAACCTCATGCCGTATATCCTGGACGCCGTGCGCCACTATGCCACCTTGGGCGAGGTGATGCAGGTGCTCCGGGACGAGTGGGGCGAGTATAAGC
Coding sequences within:
- the rimM gene encoding ribosome maturation factor RimM (Essential for efficient processing of 16S rRNA) is translated as MSHGVPPPAPPERLVVGRILRPWGVRGGLRVEVLTERPERFRAGAEVFIQGKPYRCRRVRRQRDTLILWLAGVESVEAAQALQGHLVEVPFVTPPPGRFYRFQVLGIGVWADTGEFLGHVRDILETGSNDVYVVHGPKGEVLLPAIDTVVQCIDPAQGRMVVHLLPGLLPSKAG
- a CDS encoding methylmalonyl-CoA mutase family protein, giving the protein MPAGESFQRFQEAEAQWRQETAAAPEEPRHYVTLSNLPVERAYTPLHLRNTDPLQDIGLPGRYPFTRGIHATGYRGKLWTMRMFAGFGTAEETNARFKFLLQHGETGLSTAFDMPTLYGYDTDDPRACGEFGKCGVAVSSLADMEILFDGIPIDQITTSMTITAPAAVIWAMYLVMAEKRGIPWDRLGGTIQNDILKEYIAQNEYVFPPKPSLRLVVDTIEFASRYVPRWNPISISGYHIREAGSTAVQELAFTLADGFTYVEHCLERGLKIDEFAPRLSFFFNVHNDFFEEIAKFRAARRIWARAMRERYGAQNPRSWWLRTHAQTAGVALTAQQPEVNIIRVALQALAAVLGGTQSLHTNSLDEAWALPTEKAVLLALRTQQVIAYETGVAHTVDPLGGSYFVEDLTNRLEQAAQDYFRRIDDLGGVLACIENGFLLREIAEAAYRYQREVEEKKRIIVGVNAYQMNERLEIPLLRVDKEGERRHLERLHTVRGTRSQREVGRALSALRKAARGSDNLMPYILDAVRHYATLGEVMQVLRDEWGEYKPPTIL